Proteins from one Triticum aestivum cultivar Chinese Spring chromosome 7A, IWGSC CS RefSeq v2.1, whole genome shotgun sequence genomic window:
- the LOC542792 gene encoding cold-shock protein CS120-like, which produces MEHQGHGAGEKKGVMESITEKLPRGHGDHQQATGGTYGQQGHTGVTGTGTGTGEKKGVVENIKEKLPGGHGDHQHTTGMSGSKTHATTATTDGNYGKSGHTGTDSTGENKSMMDKIKDKLPGQH; this is translated from the coding sequence ATGGAGCACCAGGGGCACGGCGCAGGCGAGAAGAAGGGCGTCATGGAAAGCATCACGGAGAAGCTCCCCCGTGGCCATGGTGATCACCAGCAGGCCACCGGTGGCACGTACGGGCAGCAAGGACACACCGGAGTTACCGGCACAGGCACCGGCACCGGCGAGAAGAAGGGCGTCGTCGAGAACATCAAGGAGAAGCTTCCCGGTGGGCACGGTGACCACCAGCACACCACTGGAATGAGCGGCTCGAAGACGCATGCCACCACAGCCACCACCGATGGCAACTACGGGAAGTCGGGACACACCGGCACTGACAGCACCGGTGAGAACAAGAGCATGATGGACAAGATCAAGGACAAGCTGCCTGGACAGCACTAA